The Mytilus trossulus isolate FHL-02 chromosome 3, PNRI_Mtr1.1.1.hap1, whole genome shotgun sequence genome contains a region encoding:
- the LOC134711299 gene encoding protein SPATA45 homolog — protein MSKLSPTDARAIGEARESWCAVEMKKEQSWCRTERKHHGDQFTSTAFDEHKPGYQPRCTFEINAPTHRERKHYREQNKSVLQI, from the exons ATGTCGAAACTATCTCCAACTGATGCTCGGGCGATTGGAGAAGCTAGGGAATCATGGTGTGCCGTAGAAATGAAAAAGGAACAGAGCTGGTGTCGAACAGAAAGAAAGCATCATGGGGATCAATTTACAAGCACAGCATTTGATGAACACAAACCTGGATATCAGCCACGTTGTACATTTGAGATAAATGCACCTACACACAGAGAAAGAAAACATTACAGGgaacaaa acAAAAGTGTGCTACAGATATAG
- the LOC134709373 gene encoding leucine-rich repeat-containing protein 74B-like, with the protein MADEDWNTLRKPEFIPNLERMPIHHKIGSHQRQHIGRAKTKRRQQSPKSTRRHHKYSNDQRLTRKASKANSDLWLDFNVDASLSESDDEQQETTQDGTETSVLVYNNSCKKFGVTPRDGVLKHLLTDKLSINNGRLTRHDIQPLAYSLTMNNTITILDISGNNLGGEGLKHFSRMLEENVSITDLDVSYNDLGSKGAILLEQLLSSKSHLKSLNAAGNSFGNDEARCFSEALKQNTNLRQLILSDNNIQEQGGSLLAEALENNDYLQDLDLSWNQLRLCGAIAIGNSLQNNESLKQLNVSWNGFADLGCEAVGRALTSNSCLDTLDLSSNRIGYEGCHNLAKALVLNNTLTCLKMNYNSITTRGALELLVAIKENHTSAIDRLELQDVPVVQSCLEIASDIKENKDNFRVIHDVTVLSEDFILRCVRPNKM; encoded by the exons atggctgATGAGGACTGGAATACATTAAGAAAACCTGAATTTATACCAAATCT AGAACGTATGCCAATCCACCATAAGATAGGCTCGCACCAAAGACAACACATTGGAAGAGCAAAAACAAAACGACGACAACAGAGTCCAAAGTCAACCAGACGCCATCACAAATACTCCAATGACCAACGATTAACCCGTAAAGCTTCAAAAGCTAACTCAGACTTATGGCTAGACTTTAACGTGGACGCTTCTTTGTCAGAAAGCGATGATGAGCAGCAAg AAACTACTCAAGACGGCACAGAAACAAGTGTACTGGTGTACAATAATTCCTGTAAGAAGTTTGGGGTCACACCACGTGATGGAGTTTTGAAACATTTACTAACAGACAAACTGTCAATCAACAACGGTAGACTGACACGCCACGACATCCAACCTTTAGCATATTCACTCACG aTGAACAATACCATAACTATATTAGATATTTCTGGAAACAATCTTGGAGGAGAAGGCTTGAAACATTTCAGTAGAATGCTGGAGGAAAACGTGTCGATAACTGAcctt GATGTTTCCTATAACGACCTTGGTTCTAAAGGTGCCATACTTCTGGAACAGCTGCTCAGTTCCAAATCACATCTGAAATCTCTAAATGCTGCag GTAACAGTTTTGGGAATGACGAAGCCCGATGCTTTTCAGAAGCTCTAAAG caAAATACAAACCTACGTCAGTTAATATTAAGTGACAACAATATCCAGGAACAAGGAGGGTCGCTGCTTGCGGAGGCTTTAG agaaCAATGACTATTTACAAGATTTAGATTTAAGCTGGAACCAGTTGAGACTCTGTGGTGCTATTGCTATTGGAAACAGTTTGCAG aataACGAATCGTTAAAACAACTGAATGTGTCCTGGAATGGTTTTGCAGACTTGGGTTGTGAAGCAGTTGGTAGAGCACTAACATCAAATTCTTGCCTTGACACCTTAGATTTGTCCAGTAATAGAATCGGATATGAAGGATGTCATAATCTTGCCAAAGCTTTAGTTCTTAATAATACGTTGACCTGCTTAAAG ATGAATTACAATTCGATTACCACACGTGGAGCTTTAGAACTTCTTGTCGCCATAAAAGAAAACCATACAAGTGCCATAGACCGTCTGGAACTTCAG gaTGTGCCCGTCGTACAAAGCTGTTTAGAAATTGCATCAGACATTAAggaaaataaagacaattttaGAGTTATTCACGATGTAACAGTATTATCAGAGGATTTTATTCTTCGATGTGTTAGAcctaacaaaatgtaa